A genomic segment from Cyanobium sp. NIES-981 encodes:
- a CDS encoding GTP 3',8-cyclase MoaA, producing the protein MDAAAATAATAAALPFDQLGRPPGVLRLSLTARCNLACPYCCPDDADPPGLLSLPERRALIAAAAGLGFGSLRLTGGEPLLHRGLEDLIHAVQPLRRGCGNEGAHHGALQTIALTTNGILLTAARARALRQAGLDRMTISLDGADGPSVGRMTGRVSQGEALLERVLEAVAHAREAGFDPQRGELKLNAVIDRHRNGGQVVPLADLARRLGLELRLIEFMDVGNRNGWSVDQVLPAAAMVERIHRQWPLDPVGRAAHGTASRWRYRDRADGLHLAVVASITAPFCGDCNRLRVTADGQAYTCLFAERGTDLRPWLRPDPDPAGLRQALAGLWRQRHDRYSEERASQPGAGSRSPAEMAYLGG; encoded by the coding sequence GTGGATGCTGCCGCTGCCACCGCTGCCACCGCTGCCGCCCTGCCGTTCGACCAGCTCGGGCGGCCCCCCGGCGTGCTGCGCCTCTCGCTCACGGCCCGCTGCAACCTGGCCTGCCCCTACTGCTGCCCCGACGACGCGGATCCCCCGGGGCTGCTCAGCCTGCCGGAGCGCCGGGCACTGATCGCGGCCGCCGCCGGCCTTGGGTTCGGCAGCCTGCGGCTCACCGGCGGCGAACCGCTGCTGCATCGGGGGTTGGAGGACCTCATCCACGCCGTCCAGCCCCTGCGGCGAGGGTGCGGCAACGAAGGGGCGCACCACGGGGCACTCCAGACCATTGCCCTCACCACCAACGGGATTCTGCTCACGGCGGCGCGGGCCCGGGCCCTGCGTCAGGCGGGGCTGGACCGGATGACGATCAGCCTGGACGGTGCCGATGGCCCCAGCGTGGGACGCATGACCGGCCGGGTGAGCCAGGGGGAGGCGCTGCTGGAGCGGGTGCTGGAGGCGGTCGCCCATGCCAGGGAGGCGGGTTTCGATCCGCAGCGCGGCGAACTCAAGCTGAATGCGGTGATCGACCGCCACCGCAATGGCGGGCAGGTGGTGCCCCTGGCCGACCTGGCGCGACGGCTGGGCCTGGAGCTGCGCCTGATCGAGTTCATGGACGTGGGCAACCGCAATGGCTGGAGCGTCGATCAGGTGCTGCCCGCCGCCGCGATGGTGGAGCGGATCCACCGGCAGTGGCCCCTCGATCCGGTGGGGCGGGCCGCCCACGGCACGGCCAGCCGCTGGCGCTACCGCGACCGCGCCGATGGCCTGCACCTGGCGGTGGTGGCTTCGATCACGGCCCCCTTCTGCGGCGACTGCAACCGGCTGCGCGTCACCGCCGACGGCCAGGCCTACACCTGCCTGTTCGCCGAGCGGGGCACCGACCTGCGGCCCTGGCTGCGGCCCGACCCCGATCCGGCGGGGCTGCGCCAGGCCCTGGCCGGCCTGTGGCGGCAGCGGCACGACCGCTACAGCGAGGAGCGGGCCAGCCAGCCCGGGGCCGGGAGCCGCTCGCCGGCCGAGATGGCCTACCTGGGGGGCTAG
- a CDS encoding molybdenum cofactor guanylyltransferase: MAIPARRGPVLWRSCLLSGGHSRRMGQDKALLPHPAGGTWLSRTVELLADLQAPLTVCSHHRRHRQLLHGLSQRVEITEEPVPGQGPLNALHHLMGLHPGEDLLICAVDMPWLDPASLHILLAARQQAPDAVLVATDGDRLHPLLGIYPATPSRHSSLERFLALGGRSMLGWLGGQPFTGVTLDPRALANCNRPEEWVGRRPAGAPVNARGQATGWARG, encoded by the coding sequence ATTGCGATTCCGGCACGCCGCGGGCCTGTCCTATGGCGCAGCTGCCTGCTGAGCGGTGGCCACAGCCGCCGGATGGGGCAGGACAAAGCACTCCTGCCCCATCCCGCCGGAGGCACCTGGCTGAGCCGCACCGTGGAACTGCTGGCGGACCTCCAGGCTCCGCTCACGGTCTGCAGCCACCATCGGCGTCACCGGCAGCTGCTGCACGGCCTGTCGCAGCGGGTGGAGATCACGGAGGAGCCGGTGCCCGGACAGGGCCCCCTCAACGCCCTGCACCATCTGATGGGCCTCCATCCCGGCGAGGACCTGCTGATCTGTGCCGTGGACATGCCCTGGCTGGATCCGGCCAGCCTCCACATCCTGCTGGCGGCCAGGCAGCAGGCTCCGGATGCGGTGCTGGTGGCCACCGATGGCGATCGTCTCCACCCCCTGCTCGGGATCTACCCGGCCACGCCGAGCCGCCACAGCAGCCTCGAGCGCTTCCTGGCCCTGGGAGGCCGCAGCATGCTGGGCTGGCTGGGCGGCCAGCCGTTCACGGGCGTGACCCTTGACCCCCGGGCCCTGGCCAACTGCAACAGGCCTGAAGAGTGGGTGGGCAGGAGGCCCGCCGGAGCACCCGTCAATGCGCGAGGACAGGCGACAGGCTGGGCACGGGGTTGA
- a CDS encoding MFS transporter → MLGELWSLQGRYKTLHLTWFAFFLTFVVWFNLAPLATTVKADLGLTVPQIRTLAICNVALTVPARILIGMLLDKFGPRITYSTLLVYAAIPCLMFALAQDFSQLVIARLLLSIVGAGFVIGIRMVAEWFPPKEIGLAEGIYGGWGNFGSAFSALTLVMVAGWLSFSGGFEVDGVVLNWRGAIALTGIISAVYGVLYFFNVKDTPPGKTYQRPEKTAGLEVTSMRDFWGLIGMNVPFAAILAVLAWRLQKVKFLTGPGYTIALLLVLAFFVFQTWGIIRTNQDLLSGRKTYPKEDRYEFKQVAILELTYIVNFGSELAVVSMLPTFFETTFELPKATAGILASAFAFVNLVARPGGGLLSDKLGSRKSTMGFLTVGLGIGYLVMSMIKPGAFTGTAGIALALVITMACSFFVQAGEGSTFAIVPLVKRRVTGQIAGMVGAYGNVGAVAYLTIYSLLPLWMSGGAADADPTPAVIAASNSAFFQVLGIAGLIVGFLCYFVLKEPKGSFAEQHEGEAPATVPLA, encoded by the coding sequence ATGCTTGGTGAACTCTGGTCGCTCCAGGGGAGATACAAGACACTGCATCTCACCTGGTTTGCTTTCTTTCTCACGTTTGTCGTCTGGTTCAACCTGGCGCCACTCGCCACAACGGTCAAAGCAGACCTGGGTCTCACCGTGCCCCAGATCCGCACGCTGGCCATCTGCAACGTTGCTCTCACGGTTCCAGCCCGCATCCTGATCGGCATGCTGCTGGATAAGTTCGGTCCGCGCATCACTTATTCCACCCTTCTGGTGTATGCGGCGATTCCCTGCCTGATGTTCGCCCTGGCGCAGGACTTCAGTCAGCTCGTCATCGCCCGTCTGCTGCTCTCCATCGTGGGCGCCGGTTTCGTGATCGGCATCCGGATGGTGGCCGAGTGGTTCCCGCCCAAGGAGATCGGCCTCGCCGAAGGCATCTACGGCGGCTGGGGCAACTTCGGCTCCGCCTTCTCGGCCCTCACCCTGGTCATGGTGGCCGGCTGGCTCTCGTTCAGCGGCGGTTTCGAGGTGGATGGGGTGGTGCTCAACTGGCGCGGTGCCATCGCCCTCACCGGCATCATCTCTGCTGTCTACGGCGTTCTCTACTTCTTCAACGTCAAGGACACGCCGCCCGGCAAGACCTACCAGCGCCCTGAGAAGACCGCCGGCCTGGAAGTCACCTCCATGCGGGATTTCTGGGGGCTGATCGGCATGAACGTGCCCTTTGCCGCGATTCTGGCGGTGCTCGCCTGGCGCCTGCAGAAGGTGAAATTTCTCACCGGTCCCGGCTACACCATCGCCCTGCTGCTGGTGCTCGCCTTCTTCGTGTTCCAGACCTGGGGCATCATCCGCACCAACCAGGACCTGCTCAGCGGCCGCAAGACCTATCCCAAGGAGGACCGCTACGAGTTCAAGCAGGTGGCGATTCTCGAACTCACCTATATCGTGAACTTCGGCTCCGAGCTGGCGGTGGTGTCCATGCTGCCCACCTTCTTCGAAACCACCTTCGAGCTCCCGAAGGCCACCGCCGGGATCCTGGCATCCGCCTTCGCCTTCGTGAACCTGGTGGCGCGTCCGGGTGGTGGCCTGCTCTCGGACAAGCTCGGCTCCCGCAAATCCACGATGGGTTTCCTCACCGTGGGTCTCGGGATCGGCTACCTGGTGATGAGCATGATCAAGCCCGGCGCCTTCACCGGCACCGCCGGCATCGCCTTGGCTCTGGTGATCACGATGGCCTGCTCCTTCTTCGTCCAGGCCGGGGAAGGCTCCACCTTCGCCATCGTTCCCCTTGTGAAGCGCCGGGTCACCGGCCAGATCGCCGGGATGGTCGGCGCCTACGGCAACGTGGGCGCGGTGGCCTACCTCACCATCTACAGCCTGCTGCCCCTGTGGATGTCGGGGGGCGCCGCCGATGCCGATCCCACCCCTGCCGTGATCGCGGCCTCGAACAGCGCCTTCTTCCAGGTGCTGGGGATCGCTGGCCTGATCGTGGGCTTCCTCTGTTACTTCGTGCTCAAGGAGCCCAAGGGTTCCTTTGCTGAACAACACGAAGGTGAGGCACCCGCCACGGTCCCTCTGGCCTGA
- a CDS encoding molybdopterin oxidoreductase family protein, with product MPPAAKSQPTRRDAEGLPVWGARGDRTHPSSQGQVCIKGATVGDTLQGGRLTQPLARESLDDPLEPISWEEALDRIVARIRSTLATRGPAGIAMYGSGQFHLEDYYVAQKLLKGAIGTNSFDANSRLCMSSAVAGYARSLGSDGPPCCYEDLDHCSVALLIGTNTAECHPVLFQRLIKRKRRQPESVTIVVVDPRATATSDAADLHLAIRPGTDLVLLHGVAHLLLRRGAVAFEFIEGETEGFAAYAQLVQAWTPERVCRLCGIAEPALRQLADLWEQDGGVLSLWSMGINQSVEGTAKVAGLINLHLLTGQIGRVGAGPFSLTGQPNAMGGREAGGLAHLLPGYRSVTNPTHRAEVEAVWGFRQGAIAPEPGLDAWKQVEAMEAGTLDLWWVAATNPLVSMPNLERVKAAMARCPLVVLSEAYAGTETAQYAHLVLPAAQWSEKAGVMVNSERRVTYCPAFRRPPGQARPDWEVFAEVGRRLGHAEAFGFGSAAEVYAEFTRLTDGRLCDHAGLSHGLLAAEGPQQWPFPRGSAPTTASKRLYTDFRFSTPSRRARFIAEEPMGLAEPPSAAYPLVLTVGRYLGQWHTMTRTARVPRLTAMHPEPLLEIHPDDALPLGLEDGGRAAIRSRRGSVSARVRLTERIRPGTVFLPMHWGFMQEQACEANVLLHEQACPISRQPELKAAAVCVEPIAPAQSLPGLEGLVPVAAKTSARAGARL from the coding sequence ATGCCTCCGGCCGCCAAGAGCCAGCCCACCCGGCGGGATGCGGAGGGCCTGCCGGTGTGGGGCGCCCGCGGTGACCGCACCCATCCCTCCAGCCAGGGCCAGGTGTGCATCAAGGGCGCCACCGTGGGAGACACCCTCCAGGGCGGGCGCCTCACCCAGCCCCTGGCACGCGAAAGTCTCGATGACCCCCTGGAACCCATCAGCTGGGAGGAGGCCCTCGATCGGATCGTCGCCCGGATCCGCAGCACCCTCGCCACCCGGGGGCCGGCGGGCATCGCGATGTACGGCTCCGGGCAGTTCCATCTGGAGGACTACTACGTCGCCCAGAAGCTGCTCAAGGGGGCCATCGGCACCAACAGCTTCGATGCCAACTCAAGGCTGTGCATGAGTTCGGCGGTGGCGGGCTATGCCCGCAGCCTCGGCTCGGACGGCCCCCCCTGCTGCTACGAGGATCTCGATCACTGCAGCGTGGCCCTGCTGATCGGCACCAACACGGCCGAGTGCCACCCCGTGCTGTTCCAGCGGCTGATCAAGCGCAAGCGGCGCCAGCCGGAGAGCGTCACGATCGTGGTGGTGGATCCCCGCGCCACGGCCACCAGCGACGCCGCCGACCTGCATCTGGCCATCCGGCCGGGCACCGATCTGGTGCTGCTGCACGGGGTGGCCCACCTGCTGCTGCGCCGTGGCGCCGTGGCCTTCGAGTTCATCGAGGGGGAGACCGAGGGCTTCGCGGCCTACGCCCAGCTGGTGCAGGCCTGGACTCCGGAGCGGGTCTGCCGCCTCTGCGGCATCGCCGAGCCGGCCCTGCGGCAGCTGGCGGATCTGTGGGAGCAGGACGGCGGGGTGCTGAGTCTCTGGTCGATGGGCATCAACCAGAGCGTGGAGGGCACCGCCAAGGTGGCGGGCCTGATCAATCTCCATCTCCTTACCGGCCAGATCGGCCGGGTGGGCGCCGGTCCCTTCTCGCTCACCGGCCAGCCCAACGCCATGGGGGGAAGGGAGGCCGGCGGACTGGCCCACCTGCTGCCGGGCTACCGCAGCGTGACCAACCCCACCCATCGGGCCGAGGTGGAGGCGGTGTGGGGCTTCAGGCAGGGGGCCATCGCGCCGGAGCCGGGTCTGGATGCCTGGAAACAGGTGGAGGCGATGGAGGCCGGAACCCTCGACCTCTGGTGGGTGGCGGCCACCAATCCGCTGGTGAGCATGCCCAACCTGGAGCGGGTCAAGGCCGCCATGGCCCGCTGTCCCCTGGTGGTGCTGAGCGAGGCCTACGCCGGCACCGAGACCGCCCAGTACGCCCACCTGGTGCTGCCCGCGGCCCAGTGGAGCGAGAAGGCCGGTGTGATGGTCAATTCCGAGCGGCGGGTCACCTACTGCCCGGCCTTCCGGCGGCCCCCCGGCCAGGCCCGCCCGGACTGGGAGGTGTTCGCCGAGGTGGGCCGGCGGCTGGGGCATGCCGAGGCGTTCGGCTTCGGCTCCGCCGCCGAGGTCTATGCCGAGTTCACCCGGCTCACCGACGGGCGGCTCTGTGACCACGCCGGGCTCAGCCATGGGCTGCTGGCCGCCGAAGGCCCGCAGCAGTGGCCGTTCCCGCGGGGCTCCGCGCCCACCACGGCCTCCAAGCGGCTCTACACCGATTTCCGCTTCTCCACGCCCAGCCGGCGGGCCCGCTTCATCGCCGAGGAGCCCATGGGCCTGGCCGAACCGCCCAGCGCGGCCTACCCCCTGGTGCTCACGGTGGGCCGCTATCTGGGCCAGTGGCACACCATGACGCGCACGGCCCGGGTGCCCCGGCTCACCGCCATGCATCCCGAGCCGCTGCTGGAGATCCATCCCGACGACGCCCTCCCCCTGGGCCTCGAGGACGGCGGCCGGGCCGCCATCCGCTCCCGCCGGGGCAGCGTTTCGGCCCGGGTGCGGCTGACGGAGCGCATTCGCCCCGGCACCGTGTTCCTGCCGATGCACTGGGGCTTCATGCAGGAGCAGGCCTGTGAGGCCAATGTGCTGCTGCACGAGCAGGCCTGCCCGATCTCCCGCCAGCCGGAACTCAAGGCCGCGGCGGTGTGTGTGGAGCCGATCGCGCCGGCTCAGTCGCTGCCTGGGCTTGAGGGGCTGGTGCCGGTGGCAGCGAAGACCTCCGCGAGGGCCGGGGCCAGGTTGTGA
- a CDS encoding nitrate reductase associated protein — translation MAPVPPPRQAAHCFGFESDFLGHWRCIPLCLRRKLDLAGIKLKLSHWLAMSEAERQALVQWPDDPAALRSMADHLHARTAHHADGAVKRLPIPTEAPWQCVDRVPAEVNTSAGALGFTITAGQWMDLSELERFALCKLARPGHDHHNLAPALAEVFAATGTSPSSPGSD, via the coding sequence ATGGCTCCTGTGCCCCCGCCACGGCAGGCCGCCCATTGCTTCGGCTTCGAGAGCGATTTCCTCGGCCATTGGCGTTGCATTCCCCTGTGCCTGCGCCGCAAGCTCGACCTGGCGGGCATCAAGCTCAAACTCAGCCACTGGCTGGCCATGAGCGAGGCGGAGCGGCAGGCGCTGGTGCAGTGGCCCGATGACCCTGCGGCCTTGCGGTCGATGGCCGATCACCTGCACGCCCGCACCGCTCACCATGCCGACGGTGCGGTGAAGCGCCTGCCGATCCCCACCGAGGCCCCGTGGCAGTGTGTTGACCGCGTGCCGGCCGAGGTGAACACATCGGCCGGAGCCCTGGGGTTCACCATCACCGCCGGGCAATGGATGGACCTGTCGGAGCTGGAGCGCTTCGCCCTCTGCAAGCTGGCCCGACCCGGCCACGACCATCACAACCTGGCCCCGGCCCTCGCGGAGGTCTTCGCTGCCACCGGCACCAGCCCCTCAAGCCCAGGCAGCGACTGA
- a CDS encoding anthranilate phosphoribosyltransferase family protein: MSGRERFKHYIQKVGSGEHTSRGLSRDEAHDALALMLRDEATPAQIGAFLIAHRIRRPEPQELAGMLDLYRELGPSLSSTEPAVCFGMPFDGRTRTAPLYPLTALTLAAAGLPVVLQGGARMPVKYGVTAMELFASLGLNLQGLSLAALQQGLDSQRLALVHLPDHFPLADRLTPIRDELGKRPPVASLELLWTAHRSHHLLVSGFVHPPTETRAWKALELAGESAVITVKGLEGSTDLPISRACITARVHRGVGERVILHPRDHGCYGADALWIDLDSWREQALAALGGQGPLAIPLAWNAGTYLWFAGIGKSLEEGLAKAQELVQTGAVLGQLRELIAWRTLAG; encoded by the coding sequence GTGAGCGGGCGCGAGCGCTTCAAGCACTACATCCAGAAAGTGGGCAGCGGGGAGCACACCAGCCGGGGCCTCAGCCGCGACGAGGCCCACGACGCCCTGGCGCTGATGCTGAGGGATGAGGCCACGCCGGCCCAGATCGGGGCCTTTCTGATCGCCCATCGCATCCGGCGGCCCGAGCCCCAGGAGCTGGCGGGCATGCTGGACCTCTACCGGGAGCTGGGCCCCAGCCTCAGCAGCACGGAGCCGGCCGTGTGCTTCGGCATGCCCTTCGACGGCCGCACGCGCACCGCACCCCTCTACCCGCTCACGGCCCTGACCCTGGCGGCCGCAGGTCTGCCGGTGGTGCTGCAGGGTGGCGCCCGGATGCCCGTCAAGTACGGCGTGACGGCCATGGAGCTGTTCGCTTCCCTGGGGCTCAACCTGCAAGGCCTCTCCCTGGCGGCCCTGCAGCAGGGCCTCGACAGCCAGCGCCTCGCCCTGGTGCACCTGCCGGACCATTTCCCCCTGGCCGACCGGCTCACCCCGATCCGGGACGAGCTGGGCAAGCGTCCCCCCGTGGCCAGCCTCGAACTGCTCTGGACCGCCCACCGCAGCCATCACCTGCTGGTGAGCGGCTTCGTCCACCCCCCCACGGAGACCAGGGCCTGGAAGGCCCTGGAGCTCGCCGGTGAGTCGGCGGTGATCACCGTCAAGGGGCTGGAGGGCAGCACCGACCTGCCGATCAGCCGGGCCTGCATCACCGCCCGGGTCCACAGGGGGGTGGGCGAGCGGGTCATTCTCCATCCCCGCGACCACGGCTGCTATGGCGCCGACGCCCTCTGGATCGACCTCGACAGCTGGCGGGAGCAGGCCCTGGCCGCTCTCGGAGGCCAGGGCCCCCTGGCCATTCCCCTGGCATGGAATGCGGGCACCTACCTCTGGTTCGCGGGCATCGGCAAAAGCCTCGAGGAGGGGCTGGCCAAGGCTCAAGAGCTGGTGCAGACGGGCGCGGTGCTGGGCCAGCTGCGGGAGCTGATCGCCTGGAGAACCCTCGCCGGCTGA